One region of Skermanella mucosa genomic DNA includes:
- a CDS encoding 4Fe-4S dicluster domain-containing protein, giving the protein MKPLSYDRVTGPMDVNGRTVLVCNCEGTMPLDGGKLAKACGAGPEATALVATQLCRGELDRFTAALGEASGPVLVACTQEAPLFDEQREDTHPDARVGFFNIRERAGWSDEAADAHPKIAALIAEAALDLPPAGSVELKSEGVALIYGRDELAIEVARQLSDRLDITVMLTRPGAVIPPRTAEFPILKGTITRASGHLGAFEIEVDDYAVPLPSSRQALAFGPARRGAKSTCDIIIDLTGGTPLFPAHGKRDGYLRPDPGSPAEVQKAVFKAADLVGEFDKPRYVDYRAELCAHSRSRKTGCTRCLEVCPTGAIASAGEHVAIDPFVCAGCGSCAAVCPTGAATYALPAPESLLERLRTLLMTYHRAGGRDAVVLVHDADHGDPLIDLAARFGAGLPARVIPFAVNSVTQLGIEALAASFAYGAAELRVLVTARPREDLLPLARTLGLAETVLSGLGFGSGRVGLIEADDPDLLTGELYGMPRRPGAEPENFLALGDKKGLSRLALRKLHGVAPEPVPVLPLAAGAPFGTLDIDVEGCTLCLACVSACPTGALSDNADRPMLSFTEDACVQCGLCQNTCPEKVIRLNPRLDFTDAARSPVMVKQEEPCHCIRCGTAFGTKASIDRIAEKLAGKHWMFGNKALIDRIYMCADCRVIAQSETALDPYAGPERPPTITTEDYKA; this is encoded by the coding sequence ATGAAACCTCTCTCCTATGATCGCGTGACCGGCCCGATGGACGTAAACGGCCGCACCGTCCTCGTGTGCAATTGCGAGGGCACGATGCCCCTGGACGGCGGGAAACTGGCGAAAGCCTGCGGCGCCGGCCCCGAGGCGACGGCCCTTGTCGCCACCCAGCTGTGCCGCGGCGAGCTGGACCGCTTCACCGCGGCCCTGGGCGAGGCGTCCGGCCCGGTGCTGGTCGCCTGCACCCAGGAGGCGCCCCTGTTCGACGAGCAGCGCGAGGATACCCATCCCGACGCGCGGGTCGGGTTCTTCAATATCCGCGAGCGCGCCGGCTGGTCGGACGAGGCTGCCGACGCCCACCCGAAGATCGCGGCGCTGATCGCCGAGGCGGCGCTCGACCTGCCGCCCGCCGGATCGGTCGAGCTGAAGTCGGAAGGCGTGGCCCTGATCTATGGCCGGGACGAGTTGGCGATCGAGGTCGCCCGGCAGCTGTCGGACCGGCTGGACATCACGGTGATGCTGACCCGGCCCGGCGCCGTGATCCCGCCGCGCACCGCGGAGTTCCCGATCCTGAAGGGCACCATCACGCGGGCGAGCGGCCATCTCGGCGCGTTCGAGATCGAGGTGGACGACTACGCCGTCCCGCTGCCCTCGTCGCGTCAGGCGCTGGCGTTCGGCCCGGCGCGGCGGGGCGCCAAGTCCACCTGCGACATCATCATCGACCTGACCGGCGGCACGCCGCTGTTCCCGGCCCACGGCAAGAGGGACGGCTACCTGAGGCCCGACCCCGGCAGCCCGGCGGAGGTGCAGAAGGCGGTTTTCAAGGCCGCCGACCTGGTGGGCGAGTTCGACAAGCCGCGCTACGTGGACTACCGGGCGGAGCTGTGCGCCCACTCCCGCTCGCGCAAGACCGGCTGCACCCGCTGCCTGGAGGTCTGCCCGACCGGGGCCATCGCATCGGCCGGCGAGCATGTCGCGATCGACCCGTTCGTCTGCGCGGGCTGCGGCTCCTGCGCGGCGGTCTGCCCGACCGGGGCCGCCACATATGCCCTGCCCGCGCCGGAATCGCTGCTGGAACGGCTGCGCACCCTGCTGATGACATATCACCGCGCGGGCGGACGGGACGCGGTCGTGCTGGTCCATGACGCCGACCACGGCGACCCGCTGATCGACCTCGCGGCCCGCTTCGGCGCCGGCCTGCCGGCTCGGGTGATCCCCTTCGCGGTCAATTCGGTCACCCAGCTCGGCATCGAGGCGCTGGCGGCAAGCTTCGCCTATGGTGCCGCCGAGTTGCGGGTGCTGGTCACCGCCCGCCCGCGCGAGGACCTGCTGCCGCTCGCCCGCACCCTGGGCTTGGCGGAGACGGTGCTGTCCGGCCTGGGCTTCGGCTCCGGCCGGGTCGGGCTGATCGAGGCCGACGACCCCGACCTGCTGACCGGCGAGCTGTACGGCATGCCGCGGCGGCCGGGGGCGGAGCCGGAGAATTTCCTGGCGCTGGGCGACAAGAAGGGCCTGTCGCGGCTGGCGCTGCGCAAGCTCCACGGCGTCGCCCCGGAACCGGTGCCGGTCCTGCCACTGGCGGCGGGGGCGCCGTTCGGCACGCTCGACATCGACGTGGAGGGCTGCACGCTCTGCCTCGCCTGCGTCTCCGCCTGCCCGACCGGCGCCCTGTCGGACAACGCGGACCGGCCGATGCTGAGCTTCACCGAGGATGCCTGCGTCCAGTGCGGGCTGTGCCAGAACACCTGCCCCGAGAAGGTGATCCGTCTGAACCCGCGACTCGACTTCACCGACGCCGCCCGGTCCCCCGTGATGGTGAAGCAGGAGGAGCCCTGCCACTGCATCCGCTGCGGCACCGCGTTCGGCACCAAGGCGTCGATCGACCGGATCGCCGAGAAGCTGGCCGGCAAGCACTGGATGTTCGGCAACAAGGCGCTGATCGACCGCATCTACATGTGCGCCGACTGCCGCGTGATCGCCCAGTCGGAAACGGCCCTCGACCCCTATGCCGGGCCGGAGCGCCCGCCGACCATCACGACGGAGGACTACAAGGCGTAA
- a CDS encoding biotin/lipoate--protein ligase family protein, protein MTIPRGSAFARALADAAAGAEAGTLVWTRRDDRLDAAVVLEPNEPLAQSLPVTYVALLGLGDALGALGPPNIPVTFGWPDRIEVNGATVGGVRLAAAETRSADAIPDWLVLGISIQIHGFPDDDSPGLSPDRTALHEEGFGEVEALPLLESFSRHFLAWMNSWQEDGFDQVRQAWLSRATGFDDAISLEVDGVRLSGGFTGLDDAGGLLLGREDGIRHVALAPVLREPTWS, encoded by the coding sequence GTGACCATCCCGCGCGGCAGCGCCTTCGCCCGAGCCCTGGCGGACGCCGCGGCGGGAGCGGAGGCCGGCACGCTGGTCTGGACCCGGCGCGACGACCGGCTTGACGCCGCCGTCGTGCTGGAGCCGAACGAGCCGCTGGCGCAATCGCTGCCGGTCACCTACGTCGCGCTGCTCGGCCTGGGCGACGCGCTGGGCGCCCTGGGACCGCCCAACATCCCGGTGACCTTCGGCTGGCCCGACCGAATCGAGGTGAACGGCGCCACGGTCGGCGGCGTCCGCCTCGCCGCGGCTGAGACCCGGAGCGCGGACGCCATTCCCGACTGGCTGGTACTGGGTATCTCGATCCAGATCCATGGTTTTCCCGACGACGACAGCCCCGGCCTGAGCCCGGACCGCACCGCCCTCCACGAGGAGGGGTTCGGCGAGGTCGAGGCGCTGCCGTTGCTGGAAAGCTTCAGCAGGCACTTCCTTGCCTGGATGAACAGTTGGCAGGAGGATGGGTTCGATCAAGTACGGCAGGCGTGGTTAAGTCGCGCCACCGGCTTCGACGACGCGATCTCGCTGGAGGTGGACGGCGTCCGCCTGTCCGGCGGCTTCACCGGCCTCGACGATGCCGGCGGGCTGCTGCTGGGGCGGGAGGACGGCATCCGCCACGTGGCCCTGGCCCCGGTCCTGCGGGAGCCGACATGGTCATGA
- a CDS encoding DUF6505 family protein encodes MTRLPRTIRLDASDAAIFERAAEPGEWAVPGAFMFVQADPALLKGKARQAFANGFLGTSSFGWSTLVAVGEADEAEAAAVAEALADRFVAEFGAPDRASALAAAREEVEFATGLCGHPVNTLLAVSREFGADGDIRESFRVIEPRTEKLHAPIWTIVPDQEEGH; translated from the coding sequence ATGACCCGGCTGCCGCGGACCATCCGGCTCGACGCGTCCGACGCGGCCATCTTCGAGCGCGCGGCCGAACCCGGCGAATGGGCGGTGCCCGGCGCCTTCATGTTCGTCCAGGCCGATCCCGCCCTGCTGAAGGGCAAGGCCCGGCAGGCCTTCGCCAACGGCTTCCTGGGTACTTCCAGCTTCGGCTGGTCCACACTGGTCGCGGTCGGCGAGGCGGACGAGGCCGAGGCGGCGGCCGTGGCCGAGGCGCTGGCCGACCGCTTCGTCGCGGAGTTCGGGGCACCCGACCGGGCCTCCGCCCTGGCCGCCGCGCGCGAGGAGGTGGAGTTCGCCACCGGCCTCTGCGGGCATCCGGTCAACACGCTGCTGGCGGTCAGCCGGGAATTCGGGGCCGACGGGGACATCCGGGAGAGCTTCCGGGTGATCGAGCCGAGGACGGAAAAACTTCATGCGCCGATCTGGACGATCGTTCCGGATCAGGAAGAGGGACACTGA
- a CDS encoding DUF6352 family protein, protein MTADFWLSSGHHLLDRTPEGRLEVTDDFLRAYLARPEIRPVEESCAAELALHRSLLADPRAEVPPERLAALGDPDARENYEVWLGFRDTLAAHDTLEEGYLALVRGGTGRVPALFIDQLVHLILRTMLDGCADPTRVRAAELLFRPQRVNIQDGAVLVADEETVDQRTRDGGFGSLGRLLSENGTAVRGVDLDVMTEANAGQYWERSDRFDMVLEVGFPKPGLDALCRVLEQWVRHLLGVGVRIHPVQQIRDERWVWHVGLDGEATAIMNALYDGAEVGEADMARVLALFRLEFDDPAAMLPRVAGRPVYLAMAMTGDRKLRLKPQNLLVNLPLAEGGRGR, encoded by the coding sequence TTGACCGCCGATTTCTGGCTGAGTTCCGGCCATCACCTGCTCGACCGCACGCCCGAGGGCCGGCTGGAGGTCACCGACGATTTCCTGCGAGCCTATCTCGCGCGGCCGGAGATCCGCCCGGTGGAGGAATCCTGCGCCGCTGAGCTGGCGCTGCACCGCTCCCTCCTCGCCGACCCGCGGGCGGAGGTGCCGCCCGAGCGGCTGGCCGCCCTGGGCGATCCCGACGCGCGCGAGAACTACGAGGTCTGGCTGGGCTTCCGCGACACCCTGGCGGCGCACGACACCCTGGAGGAGGGCTATCTGGCCCTGGTCCGCGGCGGCACCGGGCGGGTGCCCGCGCTGTTCATCGACCAGCTCGTCCACCTGATCCTGCGGACCATGCTGGACGGCTGCGCGGATCCGACGCGCGTGCGGGCGGCCGAGCTGCTGTTCCGGCCGCAGCGGGTCAACATCCAGGACGGCGCGGTCCTGGTGGCCGACGAGGAGACCGTGGACCAGCGGACCCGCGACGGCGGCTTCGGCTCGCTCGGCCGGCTGCTGTCGGAGAACGGCACCGCCGTGCGCGGCGTCGACCTCGACGTCATGACCGAGGCCAACGCCGGCCAGTACTGGGAGCGCAGCGACCGCTTCGACATGGTGCTTGAGGTAGGCTTCCCGAAGCCCGGCCTCGACGCGCTATGCCGCGTGCTGGAGCAGTGGGTCCGCCACCTGCTGGGCGTCGGCGTGCGCATCCATCCGGTCCAGCAGATCCGGGACGAGCGCTGGGTCTGGCATGTCGGCCTGGACGGGGAGGCGACCGCGATCATGAACGCGCTGTACGACGGGGCGGAGGTCGGCGAGGCGGACATGGCCCGCGTGCTGGCATTGTTCCGGCTGGAGTTCGACGATCCCGCCGCCATGCTGCCCCGGGTCGCCGGCCGTCCGGTCTACCTGGCGATGGCGATGACCGGCGACCGCAAGCTGCGCCTGAAGCCGCAGAACCTGCTGGTCAATCTGCCGCTTGCCGAAGGAGGGCGGGGAAGATGA
- a CDS encoding DUF3305 domain-containing protein, whose translation MSTVPNPSDRMTVGVVVEHRRIDHPWQSHRWQPVAVLPGAPAAPAWTVLGQGEGWARYLAGTAELTLYPGETETYVYNLESPEPAIYVVLRKSDDARGIRLLGATVDPGEAHAHADTGDDLVEALPLPGIVRDWMAAFVAVHHVPRTKWKRKRDRVDPEAMAIRVPGQGRFESSEEDDDDE comes from the coding sequence ATGAGCACGGTTCCGAATCCGAGCGACCGGATGACGGTCGGTGTGGTCGTCGAGCACCGCCGGATCGACCATCCCTGGCAGTCCCACCGCTGGCAGCCGGTCGCCGTTCTGCCCGGCGCGCCGGCGGCGCCCGCCTGGACGGTGCTGGGGCAGGGCGAAGGCTGGGCGCGCTATCTGGCCGGCACGGCGGAGCTCACCCTCTATCCCGGCGAGACCGAAACCTACGTTTACAACCTGGAAAGCCCCGAGCCGGCCATCTACGTCGTGCTCCGCAAGAGCGACGACGCGCGCGGCATAAGACTGCTCGGCGCCACGGTCGACCCCGGCGAGGCCCACGCCCACGCCGATACCGGCGACGATCTGGTGGAAGCCCTGCCGCTTCCCGGCATCGTCCGCGACTGGATGGCGGCCTTCGTCGCGGTCCACCATGTCCCGCGCACGAAATGGAAGCGCAAGCGCGACCGCGTCGATCCCGAGGCCATGGCGATCCGGGTGCCGGGGCAGGGCCGGTTCGAGAGCTCGGAAGAGGACGACGATGACGAGTGA
- a CDS encoding DUF3306 domain-containing protein: protein MTSDREEGFLGRWARLKKRPTVSEPERAPDPVPAENAVQAAAQDTGPAAPEEPFDPASLPALDTLDAGSDYAAFLKPGVPRELRTLALRRAWVTDPAITGYKTLADYDWDFNAPGYGALRVTDDVADLARRAFGLLDPEEKSDPKPQPEVPQPEVPEPEIREPPDHPAESVPAIAEAPAQPTAPSGLPREAEPEPEPPAAERGGPRRRRHGGAVPTIA from the coding sequence ATGACGAGTGATCGCGAAGAAGGTTTTCTGGGCCGCTGGGCGCGGCTGAAGAAACGGCCAACCGTATCGGAGCCCGAACGGGCGCCCGATCCCGTCCCGGCGGAGAATGCCGTCCAGGCCGCCGCCCAGGACACCGGGCCCGCCGCGCCGGAGGAGCCCTTCGATCCCGCGTCGCTGCCCGCCCTGGACACCCTGGACGCGGGCAGCGACTACGCCGCCTTCCTGAAGCCCGGCGTCCCGCGCGAGCTGCGGACCCTGGCGCTCCGGCGCGCCTGGGTGACCGATCCGGCGATCACCGGCTACAAGACGCTGGCCGACTACGACTGGGACTTCAACGCGCCGGGCTACGGCGCGCTGAGGGTGACCGACGATGTCGCCGACCTGGCCCGGCGGGCGTTCGGACTGCTCGACCCGGAGGAAAAGTCCGACCCCAAGCCGCAGCCTGAAGTCCCCCAGCCTGAAGTCCCTGAGCCCGAGATCCGCGAGCCGCCCGACCATCCGGCCGAATCCGTGCCCGCCATCGCCGAAGCCCCCGCGCAGCCGACGGCACCGTCAGGACTGCCGCGCGAGGCGGAACCGGAGCCGGAGCCGCCCGCCGCGGAGCGGGGTGGGCCTCGGCGGCGGCGCCACGGGGGAGCCGTCCCGACGATCGCCTGA
- a CDS encoding hybrid sensor histidine kinase/response regulator: MPTGVGAEVAGPGEPMSRPSVLGLARGNLLIIGIVAIAASLAMAVAIYLWQRQGLIAEAELSVHAKAEEFARTVSASLDAARRIPSTLRRAELDALDGDDARRVFFAASSASVADDPQITGVFLGFRSGAFWQATDLMPRPLEAEFADRWDPAWEIRRVIEPGSGATWTLRLKDGHRVEAPDASGYDPRTRPWFQAASAAGAGSWTEPYRFSSSGKDGITFAAPLRSAGGEAWSILGIDMTLDRLREGLERAAAGSLPPGGAIAVIPAGSGGGAPLATHATRSADPGWRGIVEGLAAAGPGTRTTDDYRHIAAVLPVAEDLRFPYVLALLYPTSAVIGPADAQLRTSLILLGTASAVMSVIVVYAFRLRREVAARRAAERELVEANADLAKARDEAEAATRAKSSFLAMMSHEIRTPMNGVMAMAEMLDQTDLSDDQRDMSSLIRTSAAALLTIINDILDFSKIEAGKLDLETIPFDPLDLIEGVGELLVAKAEEKGIVLSVEADARLPRRLTGDPTRLRQVLLNLGGNAVKFTDRGGVVLKLVPLGADSGSWWRFEVVDSGIGLTAEQQGRLFTAFQQADGSTTRRFGGTGLGLAICRKMVDMMGGRIGVASVPGEGSVFWFEVPPEIAEEEPLRPAFPAAGLSVLALDVHPLRQSAIRSHLEAAGVGRHAFRRSDGLDAAEIAADPPSVVLLDAGDNSDHAFALHHALAGELPGVPWALLCSRGLASTLGAAADEGFFAKLTHSVRRERLFNVVGAAAGLVPLEERRTAAGDEFSGWRPPDGAEAEAAGVLILVAEDNATNQTVIRKVLGDMGFAHDIVDNGRLALEALDRRRYGLLLTDFHMPEMDGFQLTAAVRARETGDGARLPIVALTADALPGTAQHCLESGMDGYLTKPIERRAMAGEIARFLPRALDLRERTAAQAAPAAPRPRLDPAIFDIGRINDVFGGFDADARAMLAGFLDRAAELAADVERALGAGDPAAARDSVHMLKGAAASVGAVRLGGLAGDIQDCLDGGDADTAGFLASMLDPTVAELRGTVDFLVT, encoded by the coding sequence ATGCCGACTGGAGTGGGAGCGGAAGTCGCCGGTCCCGGCGAGCCGATGAGCCGTCCATCGGTGCTCGGCTTGGCCAGGGGCAACCTGCTGATCATCGGTATCGTCGCGATCGCCGCGAGCCTTGCCATGGCCGTCGCGATCTATCTGTGGCAGCGGCAAGGGCTCATTGCCGAGGCCGAACTGTCGGTCCACGCCAAGGCGGAGGAGTTCGCCAGGACCGTCTCGGCTTCCCTCGACGCGGCTCGCCGGATACCCTCGACGCTTCGCCGGGCGGAGCTCGACGCCCTGGACGGGGACGACGCCCGGCGCGTCTTCTTCGCGGCCTCATCAGCGTCGGTCGCCGACGATCCGCAGATCACCGGCGTCTTCCTGGGATTCCGGTCGGGTGCGTTCTGGCAGGCGACCGACCTGATGCCGCGCCCGCTCGAAGCGGAGTTCGCTGATCGATGGGACCCGGCCTGGGAGATCCGCCGCGTCATCGAGCCCGGTTCCGGCGCCACCTGGACCCTGCGGCTCAAGGACGGCCACCGGGTCGAGGCGCCCGACGCCTCCGGTTATGATCCGCGTACGCGGCCCTGGTTCCAGGCAGCATCAGCGGCCGGCGCGGGGAGTTGGACGGAGCCCTACCGTTTCTCATCCAGCGGCAAGGACGGCATCACCTTCGCGGCGCCGCTCCGGTCGGCCGGCGGAGAGGCCTGGAGCATCCTGGGCATCGACATGACGCTGGACCGCCTGCGGGAAGGGCTGGAACGTGCCGCCGCGGGCAGCCTGCCGCCGGGCGGCGCCATCGCCGTCATTCCGGCGGGATCGGGCGGCGGCGCCCCGCTGGCCACCCACGCGACCCGGTCCGCCGATCCCGGCTGGCGCGGGATCGTGGAGGGCTTGGCCGCCGCCGGTCCGGGCACCCGGACGACGGACGATTACCGCCACATCGCGGCGGTCCTGCCGGTGGCGGAGGATCTCCGCTTTCCCTACGTGCTGGCGCTGCTCTACCCGACCAGCGCCGTGATCGGCCCGGCGGACGCGCAGCTCCGGACCAGCCTGATCCTGCTGGGGACGGCGTCGGCCGTGATGTCCGTGATCGTCGTCTACGCTTTCCGGCTGCGGCGCGAGGTCGCCGCCCGCCGCGCGGCGGAGCGCGAGCTGGTCGAGGCCAACGCCGACCTCGCCAAGGCGCGCGACGAGGCGGAAGCGGCGACCCGCGCCAAATCCTCCTTCCTCGCCATGATGAGCCACGAGATCCGCACGCCGATGAACGGCGTGATGGCGATGGCCGAGATGCTCGACCAGACCGACCTGTCCGACGACCAGCGCGACATGTCGTCCCTGATCCGGACCTCGGCCGCCGCTCTGCTGACCATCATCAACGACATCCTCGACTTCTCCAAGATCGAGGCCGGCAAGCTCGACCTGGAGACGATCCCGTTCGACCCGCTGGACCTGATCGAGGGCGTCGGCGAGCTGCTGGTCGCCAAGGCCGAGGAGAAGGGCATCGTCCTGTCGGTCGAGGCGGACGCCCGCCTGCCGCGCCGGCTGACGGGCGATCCGACCCGGCTCAGGCAGGTGCTGCTCAACCTCGGCGGCAACGCCGTCAAGTTCACCGACCGGGGCGGCGTCGTCCTCAAGCTCGTCCCGCTCGGCGCGGACTCCGGCTCCTGGTGGCGGTTCGAGGTGGTGGACAGCGGGATCGGGCTGACCGCCGAGCAGCAGGGCCGCCTTTTCACCGCGTTCCAGCAGGCCGACGGCTCGACCACGCGGCGGTTCGGCGGCACCGGCCTGGGGCTGGCGATCTGCCGGAAGATGGTGGACATGATGGGCGGCCGGATCGGCGTCGCCTCGGTCCCCGGCGAAGGCTCCGTCTTCTGGTTCGAGGTGCCCCCGGAAATCGCGGAGGAGGAGCCCCTGCGCCCGGCGTTTCCCGCAGCCGGGCTGTCCGTCCTCGCCCTCGACGTCCATCCCCTGCGCCAGTCCGCGATCCGCAGCCATCTCGAAGCCGCCGGGGTCGGCCGGCACGCCTTCCGGAGGAGCGACGGCCTGGACGCGGCGGAGATCGCGGCGGATCCTCCCTCGGTCGTTCTCCTGGACGCCGGGGACAATTCGGACCACGCTTTCGCGCTTCACCACGCGCTGGCCGGGGAACTGCCGGGCGTCCCCTGGGCGCTCCTGTGCTCGCGCGGCCTTGCCTCGACCCTGGGTGCCGCCGCGGACGAGGGATTCTTCGCGAAGCTGACCCACTCCGTCCGGCGGGAGCGGCTGTTCAACGTGGTCGGCGCCGCCGCCGGCCTCGTTCCCCTGGAGGAGCGCCGGACCGCTGCGGGGGACGAGTTCTCCGGCTGGCGGCCTCCCGACGGCGCCGAGGCGGAGGCCGCCGGCGTCCTGATCCTGGTGGCGGAGGACAACGCCACCAACCAGACCGTCATCCGCAAGGTCCTTGGCGACATGGGGTTCGCCCACGACATCGTGGACAACGGGCGGCTGGCGCTGGAGGCGCTGGACCGCCGCCGTTACGGCCTGCTGCTGACCGACTTCCACATGCCCGAGATGGACGGATTCCAATTGACCGCCGCCGTCCGCGCCCGGGAGACCGGCGACGGGGCGCGCCTGCCGATCGTCGCCCTGACCGCCGACGCCCTGCCGGGAACCGCCCAGCATTGCCTGGAGTCCGGCATGGACGGCTATCTGACCAAGCCCATCGAGCGGCGCGCGATGGCGGGCGAGATCGCGCGGTTCCTGCCCCGGGCGCTCGACCTGCGGGAACGGACCGCTGCCCAGGCGGCGCCGGCGGCACCGAGACCGCGGCTCGATCCGGCGATCTTCGACATCGGCCGGATCAATGACGTGTTCGGCGGCTTCGACGCCGACGCCAGGGCGATGCTGGCGGGCTTCCTCGACCGCGCGGCCGAGCTTGCCGCCGATGTGGAAAGGGCGCTGGGCGCCGGCGACCCCGCCGCCGCGCGCGACTCCGTCCATATGCTGAAGGGGGCCGCCGCCAGCGTCGGGGCCGTGCGGCTCGGCGGGCTGGCCGGCGACATCCAGGACTGCCTGGACGGCGGCGACGCCGACACAGCCGGCTTCCTCGCCTCGATGCTCGACCCGACGGTCGCCGAACTGCGCGGGACCGTGGATTTCCTGGTGACGTGA
- a CDS encoding response regulator → MTRSFNYELLRVALIDDEAYARQIIKQILHQIGVRSFVEAEDGRSGLMEVVRTRPDIVFCDVHMKPLNGLQFLEGLRQVKVKGLDQIPVIMLTADAKTDTVAVARERAVAGYLVKPVSTGQVKGRLDQVIANSPRLQEILRGNR, encoded by the coding sequence ATGACCAGATCATTCAACTATGAATTGCTTCGCGTCGCCCTGATCGACGACGAGGCCTATGCGCGCCAGATCATCAAGCAGATCCTGCACCAGATCGGCGTCCGCTCCTTCGTCGAGGCGGAGGACGGCAGGAGCGGCCTGATGGAGGTCGTCCGCACCCGGCCCGACATCGTCTTCTGCGACGTCCACATGAAGCCGCTGAACGGACTCCAGTTCCTCGAAGGGCTGCGGCAGGTCAAGGTCAAGGGGCTGGACCAGATCCCGGTGATCATGCTGACGGCCGACGCCAAGACCGATACCGTCGCGGTCGCCCGGGAGCGCGCCGTCGCCGGCTATCTGGTCAAGCCCGTCAGCACCGGGCAGGTCAAGGGCAGGCTGGACCAGGTGATCGCCAACAGCCCGCGCCTCCAGGAAATTCTCCGGGGCAACCGGTGA
- a CDS encoding TorD/DmsD family molecular chaperone, translating to MTADIDEGDLLRAQCYGLLAQLLVGPPGRDLLTRVAALRGDDTAFGKALSRLAGAAAESDPGTAEREYFALFIGVARGELVPYASYYLTGFLNEKPLARLRADMQGFGIARQPGVSEPEDHIASICEMMAGLILGSFGAPADLATQRRFYDRHLAPWAARFFGDVENAQAAVLYRPVGEIGRLFVAIEAEAFHMSA from the coding sequence TTGACCGCTGACATCGACGAAGGCGACCTGTTGCGGGCGCAGTGCTACGGACTGCTGGCCCAACTTCTGGTCGGACCTCCGGGGCGGGACCTCCTGACGCGCGTGGCGGCGCTTCGGGGGGACGACACGGCTTTCGGCAAGGCCCTGTCCCGGCTGGCCGGGGCCGCCGCCGAAAGCGATCCGGGCACCGCCGAGCGGGAGTATTTCGCGCTCTTCATCGGCGTCGCGCGGGGTGAGCTGGTGCCTTACGCCTCCTATTACCTGACGGGTTTCCTCAACGAAAAGCCGTTGGCCCGCCTGCGTGCCGACATGCAGGGCTTCGGCATCGCCCGCCAGCCCGGCGTGTCGGAGCCGGAAGACCACATCGCCTCGATCTGCGAGATGATGGCCGGCCTGATCCTGGGCAGCTTCGGCGCTCCGGCCGATCTGGCCACCCAGCGCCGTTTCTACGACCGGCATCTCGCCCCGTGGGCCGCGCGCTTCTTCGGGGACGTGGAAAACGCGCAGGCGGCGGTGCTGTACCGCCCCGTGGGAGAGATCGGCCGGCTCTTCGTCGCGATCGAAGCCGAAGCCTTCCACATGTCCGCCTGA
- a CDS encoding twin-arginine translocation signal domain-containing protein, with product MSAKGKADGLERREFLRVIGAGAAGAAAAAPLLVAGTAEAAETPEQRVKQRYRETDHVKKYYETNRF from the coding sequence ATGAGCGCCAAGGGCAAGGCGGATGGACTGGAGCGCCGCGAGTTCCTGCGGGTGATCGGGGCGGGCGCGGCGGGCGCGGCCGCCGCCGCCCCGCTCCTCGTGGCCGGAACGGCCGAAGCCGCGGAAACGCCGGAGCAGCGCGTCAAGCAGCGCTACCGCGAGACCGACCACGTCAAGAAATACTACGAAACCAATCGGTTCTGA